GTCCAGCTCCCGGGGAAGCGTGTCGAAGAAGCCCTTCATCAGCCAGGTGTTCACCCGAGCGCCCCACCGAGGTAGAGCAGGAGCAGGCCCCACGGGGTGTTGAAGCCGATCGACGGCCAGAGGTCGGTGACCGTGGTGAAGATCAGGAAGATCGCCACGATCGCCAGGAACTGCGGGAACATTTGGATCAGCAGCAGCGCGAGCAGTCCCGGCCGCCGGCCGGCGAACCGCATCCGGGAGAACGCGTACGCGGCCAGCGCGGACAGGAAGACCGACACGAAGCTGGCCACCCCGGCCACCAGCAGGGAGTTCAGGAACCACCGCTCGAAGGCGGTCCGCTCGAACAGGCCGGTGAAGTTCTCGACCGACACGCCCTCGGTCGGCACCAGGCCGGTGGAGCTGAGGGTGCCCAGCGGGTTGAGCGCGGCCGAGAGCACGAACAGGATCGGGAAGAGGCTGAACACCACCGCGAGCACCCCGACCAGGTGCCGCCAGCCGACCTGGGCGAACCAGCGGCCCCCACGTCGATCAGCGTTCCGGTTGGCGGCCGGTGCCGATGCGACCGTCACGAGTACACCTCCTCCTGCTGCCGGGTGCGCCGGAAGCTGACCGCCGAGACCACCGCGACGATGGTGAAGATGAAGATCGACACCGCGGCGGCCAGACCGTACTCGGCGCCCTGGGCACCGAAGGCCATCCGGTAGGTGTAGGTGATCAGCAGGTCGGTGGCGCCGCTGGTCGGGTTGTCCGCCGGGAACGGCCCACCCTCGGTGGTCAGGTAGATCGCGTTGAAGTTGTTGAAGTTGTACGCGAACGACGCGATCAACAGCGGGGAGAGCGCGACCAGCAGCAGGGGCAGGGTGACCGCCCGGAACGACTGCCAGGGCGACGCCCCGTCGACCGAGGTCGCCTCGGTCAGCTCGCGCGGGATGGCCTGCAACGCGCCGGTGGCGACCAGGAACATGTACGGGTAGCCGAGCCAGAGCTGCACCAGGATCACCGCGACCCGGGCCGACCAGTCCTGCCCGAACCAGTCCACACCGATCCCGAACAGGTTGTTGATCAGGCCGAAGTCGGTGTTGAACATGTCCCGCCAGACCAGCAGCATCGCGAACGACGGCATGGCGTACGGCAGGATCAGCAGGATCCGGTAGATGTTGGTGCCGCGCATCCGGGGCGAGTGCAGCGCCAGCGCGATGGCCATGCCGAGCACGAAGGTGAACCCGGTGGAGCCGATCGCGAAGGCGAAGTTCCAGAGCAGGGTCCCGAAGAACGGCCCGGAGATGGTCGAGTCGGTGAACACCCGGATGAAGTTCGACAGGCCGACGCCGACCTTCCAGCCCTGGGACAGCCGTTCCCCGTCGGCGGCGACGAAGGAGCCGGTCTCCTCGTCCGCCGTCCAGGTCTTGCCGGTCTCGGTGTCCCGGATGCAGTCGCAGCCCGCGTCGTACGCGCGGACCGCCTTGCCCTCGTAGGCGCGGGACAGGCCGGACGAGCGCAGCGCGCCGGACTCGGTCGGCACCACCAGCGCGGTGATCTCCTCGCTGCGCGCGCTGGCCTGACCGAAGTTGAGGATCGTGTAGCCCTCGGCCGCGGTGACCTTGCCCCCGGTCGCGACGGTGACGTCCGCCGCGTTCAGATCGCGCAGGCCGTTCGCGTCACCGGCCGAGACCTGGCCGGTCGCCGGGTCGGAGACCAGGAAGACCAGCGGACCGGTGGCCGGGTCGCCCTGGGTGGCGACGGAGAGGGCGTACTCGGTGGAGCCGGGCACCTGCTTGACCGAGGCGGTCTGGATGGCGACGACCGCGTCGTCCTTGCTGCCCCGGTGGCCGTCACCGAAGTTGGTGAAGGCGGTGCTCGCCGTGTAGAGCACCGGGAAGACCTGGAACGCGATCAGGAAGAGCGTGCCGGGGACCAGGTACTTGGCCGGGACGTGCCGGCGGGTGAGGTACAGGTAGAACAGGCCGGCGGTGGTCGCCAGCAGCAGGGCCAGTCCGACCCACTTCTCGGCCTCGATGAGCGGCAGGGCCGCCCAGACCGCGATACCGGCGGTCAGTCCGAGCAGGATCACTTTCACCGCGAGGCCGGTGGCGGTGATCGGCGCGTCGTTGCGCGCGGCGCGGCGCTTGCGCGCGGGCCGG
The nucleotide sequence above comes from Micromonospora pallida. Encoded proteins:
- a CDS encoding ABC transporter permease subunit, which encodes MTTSLSGSGPGTQAPGREPTGSRPARKRRAARNDAPITATGLAVKVILLGLTAGIAVWAALPLIEAEKWVGLALLLATTAGLFYLYLTRRHVPAKYLVPGTLFLIAFQVFPVLYTASTAFTNFGDGHRGSKDDAVVAIQTASVKQVPGSTEYALSVATQGDPATGPLVFLVSDPATGQVSAGDANGLRDLNAADVTVATGGKVTAAEGYTILNFGQASARSEEITALVVPTESGALRSSGLSRAYEGKAVRAYDAGCDCIRDTETGKTWTADEETGSFVAADGERLSQGWKVGVGLSNFIRVFTDSTISGPFFGTLLWNFAFAIGSTGFTFVLGMAIALALHSPRMRGTNIYRILLILPYAMPSFAMLLVWRDMFNTDFGLINNLFGIGVDWFGQDWSARVAVILVQLWLGYPYMFLVATGALQAIPRELTEATSVDGASPWQSFRAVTLPLLLVALSPLLIASFAYNFNNFNAIYLTTEGGPFPADNPTSGATDLLITYTYRMAFGAQGAEYGLAAAVSIFIFTIVAVVSAVSFRRTRQQEEVYS